A single region of the Actinoplanes sp. SE50/110 genome encodes:
- a CDS encoding glycosyltransferase family 2 protein, with protein MPTVDRVLPPETGTEELEELEQLEELDQIEQSVTGTEPPARPAAEAEPEPLVSVVVPALNEARNLPHVFARLPRVDEVILVDGGSTDDTVAVARRLRPDIRVVTQNRKGKGNALACGFAACTGDIIVMIDADGSTDPGEIPRFLEALRAGADFAKGSRFRAGGGSADITRLRRAGNRMLSVLVNMLFGTRYSDLCYGYNAFWACHRDVFDLDSTSPAPAGADGRLWGDGFEIETLLTLRAARARLAIEEVSSFEHDRIHGVSNLNAFTDGIRVLRTIAREWPRGLRRGSRQPAGRAAR; from the coding sequence ATGCCCACGGTCGACCGTGTGCTCCCGCCCGAGACCGGCACCGAAGAGCTCGAGGAGCTCGAACAGCTCGAGGAACTCGACCAGATCGAACAGTCCGTGACCGGTACCGAACCGCCGGCCCGGCCGGCGGCCGAAGCCGAACCCGAGCCGCTGGTCAGCGTCGTCGTGCCGGCGCTCAACGAGGCCCGCAACCTGCCGCACGTCTTCGCCCGGCTGCCCCGGGTCGACGAGGTGATCCTGGTCGACGGCGGCTCCACCGACGACACGGTGGCGGTGGCCCGCCGGCTGCGGCCGGACATCCGCGTCGTCACCCAGAACCGCAAGGGCAAGGGCAACGCCCTGGCCTGCGGCTTCGCCGCCTGCACCGGCGACATCATCGTGATGATCGACGCGGACGGGTCGACCGACCCGGGCGAGATTCCCCGCTTCCTCGAAGCGCTGCGGGCCGGCGCCGACTTCGCCAAGGGCTCCCGGTTCCGCGCCGGCGGCGGCAGTGCCGACATCACCCGGTTGCGCCGGGCCGGCAACAGGATGCTCAGCGTCCTGGTCAACATGCTCTTCGGCACCCGCTACAGCGACCTCTGCTACGGCTACAACGCGTTCTGGGCCTGTCACCGGGACGTCTTCGACCTGGACAGCACGTCGCCGGCGCCGGCCGGCGCGGACGGGCGGCTCTGGGGCGACGGCTTCGAGATCGAGACGCTGCTCACCCTGCGGGCCGCCCGCGCCCGGCTGGCGATCGAGGAGGTCTCCAGCTTCGAGCACGACCGGATCCACGGGGTGAGCAACCTGAACGCGTTCACCGACGGCATCCGGGTACTGCGCACCATCGCCCGGGAGTGGCCGCGCGGCCTGCGCCGCGGGTCCCGGCAGCCGGCCGGGCGGGCGGCACGATGA
- a CDS encoding L-type lectin-domain containing protein, with protein sequence MRLSRSSRQTRGGLLVSAVLSILAAVPATGAPAAPSAMHESHPITDGHGHDLELNGTAALITRTGTGKRIIQLTAGGYKQIGSAWSTGKVDLDRSFSTSFKAFLHHNRPGGDGIAFLAQGHGPRALGGWGGGLGYRGIRRSVAVEFDTFQNSTDPNSNHLAVVLGGNPDRHLKAVTASIPLYGKPFQARITYGGADHRLRVYVRGLYRTAKEKLMLDERVDVARETGVRAGWLGFTGATGDRVSHQDVYDWTVDAPQA encoded by the coding sequence GTGCGTCTTTCCCGTTCATCGCGGCAGACGCGGGGTGGCCTGCTGGTCTCCGCCGTGCTGTCGATACTCGCCGCCGTGCCCGCCACGGGCGCGCCGGCCGCACCGAGCGCCATGCACGAGAGCCACCCGATCACCGACGGCCACGGGCACGACCTGGAGCTGAACGGCACCGCCGCGCTGATCACCCGGACCGGCACCGGCAAGCGGATCATCCAGCTCACCGCCGGCGGCTACAAGCAGATCGGCTCCGCCTGGTCGACCGGGAAGGTCGACCTGGACCGGTCGTTCAGCACGTCGTTCAAGGCCTTCCTGCACCACAACCGGCCGGGCGGGGACGGCATCGCGTTCCTCGCCCAGGGCCACGGGCCGCGCGCGCTCGGCGGCTGGGGCGGCGGCCTCGGCTACCGCGGCATCCGCCGCAGCGTGGCGGTCGAGTTCGACACCTTCCAGAACTCCACCGATCCGAACAGCAACCACCTGGCCGTGGTGCTCGGCGGTAATCCGGACCGGCACCTCAAGGCGGTGACCGCGTCGATTCCGCTGTACGGCAAGCCGTTCCAGGCGCGGATCACCTACGGCGGCGCCGACCACCGGCTGCGCGTGTACGTGCGGGGCCTGTACCGCACCGCCAAGGAGAAATTGATGCTGGACGAGCGGGTCGACGTGGCGCGCGAGACCGGTGTCCGTGCGGGCTGGCTCGGCTTCACCGGCGCGACCGGCGACCGGGTCTCCCACCAGGACGTCTACGACTGGACGGTCGACGCGCCGCAGGCGTGA
- a CDS encoding siderophore-interacting protein, which yields MANRPARPAHQGVVTRVERLTPHMVRVVIGGEAIGRLDAARFTDHYIKVLFPRDGVTYPEPFDVGTIRETMPREDWPLVRTYTVRKWLPEVPELWVDFVVHGDEGIAGPWAARARPGDVVRFSGPGGAYAPSPDADWHLLAGDESALPAIAAALAGMPDGAPVRAYLEVDGPDEEQELPTAADAEIVWLHRGDRPVGEALVKAVRELEFPAGRVHAFVHGEAGFVKELRGYLRVERELPMEQLSISGYWRRGLNEDGWQSSKREWNAQVEREQETR from the coding sequence ATGGCGAACAGACCAGCGCGGCCGGCCCATCAGGGCGTGGTCACCCGGGTGGAGCGGCTGACGCCGCACATGGTGCGGGTGGTGATCGGCGGCGAGGCGATCGGCCGGCTCGACGCCGCGCGCTTCACCGACCACTACATCAAGGTGCTGTTCCCGCGCGACGGCGTCACCTATCCGGAGCCGTTCGACGTCGGCACGATCCGCGAGACCATGCCGCGCGAGGACTGGCCGCTCGTCCGCACGTACACGGTGCGTAAGTGGCTGCCCGAGGTGCCCGAGCTGTGGGTCGACTTCGTGGTGCACGGCGACGAGGGGATCGCCGGGCCGTGGGCGGCGCGGGCCCGGCCCGGCGACGTGGTCCGGTTCTCCGGCCCCGGCGGGGCGTATGCGCCGTCGCCCGACGCGGACTGGCACCTGCTCGCCGGCGACGAGAGCGCCCTGCCGGCGATCGCCGCCGCGCTCGCCGGCATGCCCGACGGCGCGCCCGTCCGGGCGTATCTGGAGGTCGACGGTCCCGACGAGGAGCAGGAGTTGCCCACCGCCGCGGACGCCGAGATCGTCTGGCTGCACCGGGGTGACCGGCCGGTCGGCGAGGCGCTGGTGAAAGCGGTGCGCGAGCTGGAGTTCCCGGCCGGGCGGGTGCACGCCTTCGTGCACGGCGAGGCCGGCTTCGTCAAGGAGCTGCGCGGCTATCTGCGGGTCGAGCGGGAGCTGCCGATGGAGCAGCTGTCGATCTCCGGCTACTGGCGCCGCGGGTTGAACGAGGACGGCTGGCAGTCCAGCAAGAGGGAGTGGAACGCGCAGGTCGAACGCGAACAGGAGACCCGCTGA
- a CDS encoding MFS transporter has product MALRDEQLEDRLTGPRRGRTLALIALILGAANLRLAVTSIGPVLTEIRAGLHMSGTVAGLLTSVPVLCFATVGLLAPRIARRIGPVPVIAGGLVLLTIGLATRPFAPNSAVFLLLSAVALAGIALANVLLPSIVKDFFPTQVGAVTGLYSVALNLGATTAAAITVPLTESFGDWRLGLACWALAAVVALPPWLLMARRTGPRRAAPAAATAPVRMIRQPIAWALAVYFGMQSTSAYVIIGWLPQIYRDSGLSAEKAGVLFATTSLLGVPLGMALSAVAGRVRSQSLIAICLGAFGIAGYAGLWADPAAAPWLWAVLLGVVNTAFPLVLTMIALRGRTPGTVVRLSAFAQGVGYLIAIPGPILIGALHDATHGWKAPLGIMVGLMVPQIVAGAFAGRDRQI; this is encoded by the coding sequence GTGGCACTGCGGGACGAACAACTTGAAGATCGACTGACCGGCCCGCGTCGGGGGCGGACCCTCGCCCTCATCGCGCTCATCCTCGGCGCGGCCAACCTGCGGCTCGCGGTGACCAGCATCGGGCCGGTCCTCACCGAGATCCGCGCCGGCCTGCACATGAGCGGCACGGTCGCCGGCCTGCTCACCTCGGTCCCGGTCCTCTGTTTCGCCACCGTCGGCCTGCTCGCGCCCCGGATCGCCCGGCGGATCGGCCCGGTGCCGGTCATCGCCGGCGGCCTGGTGCTGCTCACCATCGGCCTGGCGACCCGGCCCTTCGCGCCCAACTCGGCGGTGTTCCTGCTGCTCAGCGCGGTCGCGCTGGCCGGCATCGCGCTCGCCAACGTGCTGCTGCCGTCGATCGTCAAGGATTTCTTCCCGACCCAGGTCGGCGCGGTGACCGGGCTCTACTCGGTCGCGCTGAACCTGGGGGCGACCACGGCGGCCGCGATCACCGTGCCGCTGACCGAGAGCTTCGGCGACTGGCGTCTCGGGCTGGCCTGCTGGGCGCTCGCGGCCGTGGTGGCGCTGCCTCCATGGCTGCTGATGGCCCGCCGGACCGGGCCGCGCCGGGCCGCGCCGGCGGCCGCCACCGCGCCGGTGCGGATGATCCGGCAGCCGATCGCCTGGGCGCTGGCCGTCTACTTCGGCATGCAGTCCACCTCGGCGTACGTGATCATCGGCTGGTTGCCGCAGATCTACCGCGACTCGGGGCTGTCCGCGGAGAAGGCCGGCGTGCTCTTTGCCACCACCTCCCTGCTCGGGGTGCCGCTGGGGATGGCGCTGTCGGCGGTGGCCGGGCGGGTCCGGTCGCAAAGCCTGATCGCGATCTGCCTGGGGGCGTTCGGGATCGCCGGGTACGCCGGGCTGTGGGCGGACCCCGCGGCGGCGCCGTGGCTGTGGGCGGTCCTGCTGGGCGTGGTGAACACGGCCTTCCCGCTCGTGCTCACCATGATCGCGCTGCGCGGGCGGACGCCGGGCACGGTGGTGCGGCTGTCCGCGTTCGCGCAGGGTGTGGGATATCTGATCGCGATCCCGGGGCCGATCCTGATCGGGGCGCTGCATGACGCGACGCACGGGTGGAAGGCGCCGCTGGGCATCATGGTGGGCCTGATGGTGCCGCAGATCGTGGCCGGCGCCTTCGCCGGACGTGACCGCCAGATCTGA
- a CDS encoding LLM class flavin-dependent oxidoreductase: MTERAFRFGVIAAQARTGAEWAANARRAEELGYDTLLIPDTLVTLSPFAALAAAAAATRTLRVGTYVLNAPNRTAAQVAWETRSLQTISDGRFELGVGGGRPGGHADTAALGGLWGTPGERLRRTADTIAAARGLPMPPTVLVAASKPGMMRLAAEQADVVTFGLPPVATPGELARAATEFRGLSNRADQVELLVGVTAFAPTIFALPAWLSRQVGGDPREMAAAGAATFLIGDADHAAEELLRRRAAGGFSYFAVNGPFMEAFAPVIQRLRGTGPVGGSAEPAAPDGDRRGGERRPAGTPGPSTKVAAASRLHRPTEAS, from the coding sequence ATGACGGAGCGCGCGTTTCGATTCGGGGTCATCGCCGCGCAGGCGCGGACCGGTGCGGAATGGGCCGCGAATGCGCGGCGGGCCGAGGAGCTGGGATACGACACCCTGCTCATCCCGGACACCCTGGTCACGCTGTCGCCGTTCGCGGCGCTGGCCGCGGCGGCCGCGGCCACCCGGACGCTGCGGGTGGGCACGTATGTGCTGAACGCCCCCAACCGGACCGCGGCCCAGGTGGCCTGGGAGACGCGGAGTCTGCAGACGATCAGCGATGGGCGGTTCGAGCTCGGGGTCGGCGGCGGGCGGCCGGGCGGGCACGCCGACACCGCGGCGCTGGGCGGGTTGTGGGGGACGCCGGGGGAGCGGCTGCGGCGCACGGCGGACACGATCGCGGCGGCACGCGGCCTGCCGATGCCGCCCACGGTGCTGGTGGCGGCCTCGAAACCGGGGATGATGCGGCTCGCGGCGGAACAGGCGGACGTGGTGACCTTCGGCCTGCCGCCGGTCGCCACACCGGGGGAGCTGGCGCGGGCGGCGACGGAGTTCCGTGGCCTGTCGAACCGGGCGGATCAGGTGGAGCTGCTGGTGGGGGTGACCGCTTTCGCCCCGACCATCTTCGCGCTGCCCGCCTGGCTGTCGCGGCAGGTGGGCGGGGATCCGCGGGAGATGGCGGCGGCCGGGGCGGCGACGTTCCTGATCGGGGACGCCGACCACGCGGCGGAGGAGCTGCTGCGGCGGCGAGCCGCGGGAGGTTTCTCGTACTTCGCGGTGAACGGGCCGTTCATGGAGGCCTTCGCGCCGGTCATCCAGCGTCTGCGCGGCACCGGGCCGGTCGGCGGGTCAGCGGAGCCGGCGGCCCCGGACGGCGACCGCCGCGGCGGTGAGCGGCGGCCGGCGGGCACGCCCGGCCCGTCGACGAAGGTCGCCGCGGCCAGCCGGCTCCACCGCCCGACGGAGGCCTCGTAG
- a CDS encoding ester cyclase — translation MIDADITRRVVTEFLAYVRSGRDPGRATALMAPRVRAHQVQSEDPVTIVRTPADYAGHVQEMIDTWGEFHLQVEDLLVDGARAYVRLAQTGRHTATGRVVRQVNAIVYHVENGRITEYWMQIDRAGLAAQLT, via the coding sequence ATGATCGATGCGGACATCACCCGGCGGGTGGTCACCGAATTCCTGGCGTACGTGCGGTCCGGCCGCGACCCGGGCCGCGCCACCGCCCTGATGGCGCCGCGGGTGCGGGCCCACCAGGTGCAGTCCGAGGACCCGGTGACGATCGTCCGGACGCCCGCCGACTACGCCGGTCACGTACAGGAGATGATCGACACCTGGGGCGAGTTCCACCTGCAGGTGGAGGACCTGCTGGTGGACGGTGCCCGAGCCTACGTCCGGCTGGCCCAGACCGGCCGCCACACCGCGACCGGCCGGGTGGTCCGCCAGGTCAACGCGATCGTCTACCACGTCGAGAACGGCCGGATCACCGAGTACTGGATGCAGATCGACCGCGCCGGCCTGGCCGCCCAGCTCACCTGA